From a region of the Haematobia irritans isolate KBUSLIRL chromosome 4, ASM5000362v1, whole genome shotgun sequence genome:
- the LOC142234619 gene encoding uncharacterized protein LOC142234619, protein MLKTRIVNMTDNEDFINELVIEEVKKYEFLYNNAHPDHGKRLLTLQTWTNISSTVGVSVQECKSRWQFLRKQYMQESLKMDRLGEDYKSNWKFFNGMSFWKAFVSCSQNFLERINIMSKRDSYCRACLCILSQNSDVLESTALSYNIFYADNLDVKLMECTNLKCVPWDDYPHSVCGNCYKKILDFHSFQAMCRKSLETFKVMQGCQDEMHSNMKGEDIPQCDIAILNNKSYDQPYESMDDMQLPNEYKNGRPVDPLAEKDSKDCSIVEEVTETKSDMKFLMEKSAEESNIEKNGLRKSKRIKIQKIRKNNIKTKSKENSMVDSKTKDSTEIDPSLRSEDSAKLISDDEQNIFMSDELSDNESPPYEDSEIQYERKGFSKMKKSLKCDICKQTFRYRHRLEAHNRKDHQGLPAYPCTFEGCDRGYNRLSELRNHINNHNGIPNVYKCTIENCNMEYTCFSGLNKHKRIYHKCGKELKKYPCEICGKILTNPRSLTGHRFIHMDKSQWPFVCDEKDCTRRFRLLSQLVIHKKRHAGIKNYICPHCGVRKTTCTELKIHINFHTFEKKYICEFCQKVFKSVGMMRTHINRVHEGKKPSSGEFRCSVCDRQFSSLQSKKFHEIKHTGEKPYSCEECGKTFTYPSSLSTHRNMHTQGENPYVCDICGRKFKWPSGLKGHVKLHSAVTKPYSCGDCGKSFRWPGSYYRHKKTHQNGENLKSDIMHTNANNIVDEITERPLTNYEVTYIQYTTVDVDSTSNPI, encoded by the exons ATGTTGAAAACGAGAATAGTAAATATGACCGATAATGAAGATTTTATTAATGAACTGGTGATAGAAGAGGTAAAAAAATACGAGTTTCTTTACAACAATGCTCATCCTGATCATGGGAAGCGTTTGCTAACACttcaaacatggaccaatatttcCTCTACTGTTGGTGTGTCAg TTCAAGAATGTAAATCTCGATGGCAATTCCTGCGGAAACAGTATATGCAAGAGTCTCTAAAGATGGATAGACTTGGCGAAGATTACAAATCTAATTGGAAATTCTTCAATGGAATGTCATTTTGGAAAGCTTTTGTTAGTTGCAGCCA GAATTTTCTTGAGCGAATCAACATTATGTCAAAAAGAGATTCCTACTGTCGAGCGTGTCTCTGCATTCTCTCACAAAATTCCGATGTATTAGAATCAACGGCTTTaagttataatatattttatgcCGATAATTTAGACGTAAAATTAATggaatgtacaaatttaaaatgTGTGCCTTGGGATGACTATCCACATTCGGTTTGTGGGaattgttacaaaaaaattctgGACTTTCATAGCTTTCAGGCAATGTGCCGCAAATCTCTAGAAACATTTAAAGTAATGCAAGGATGTCAAGACGAAATGCATAGTAATATGAAAGGAGAAGATATCCCTCAATGCGATATCGcgattttaaataataaatcctATGACCAGCCATATGAATCAATGGATGACATGCAATTGCCAAATGAATATAAAAATGGCAGGCCTGTAGACCCTCTTGCCGAAAAAGATAGCAAAGATTGCTCGATTGTTGAAGAAGTCACAGAAACAAAATCCGATATGAAATTCTTAATGGAAAAATCTGCAGAGGAATCAAATATAGAGAAAAATGGCCTACGTAAAAGCAAAAGAATTAAAATCCAAAAGATAAGAAAGAAcaacattaaaacaaaaagcaaAGAAAATAGTATGGTAGATTCCAAAACGAAAGATTCTACGGAAATTGATCCAAGTTTAAGGAGTGAAGATTCTGCAAAACTAATCAGCGATgatgaacaaaatatttttatgtcggATGAACTCTCGGATAATGAGTCG CCCCCTTATGAGGACTCTGAAATCCAATATGAACGTAAAGGATTTAGCAAAATGAAGAAATCTCTCAAATGTGATATATGCAAGCAAACTTTCCGCTATCGTCATCGACTGGAAGCCCATAACCGAAAAGATCATCAAGGTTTGCCTGCATATCCATGTACGTTCGAGGGCTGCGACCGTGGTTATAATCGATTAAGTGAATTGCGAAATCATATCAACAATCACAATGGTATTCCAAATGTTTATAAATGCACCATAGAAAACTGTAATATGGAGTACACATGTTTCTCTGGTCTAAACAAACATAAAAGAATTTATCATAAATGTGGCAAAGAACTTAAAAAATATCCCTGTGAAATATGTGGCAAAATTCTAACAAATCCACGTTCACTAACTGGTCATCGTTTCATTCACATGGATAAATCCCAATGGCCTTTTGtatgcgatgaaaaagattgtaCCAGAAGATTTCGCTTATTGTCACAGTTAGTCATACACAAAAAACGGCATGCTGgaatcaaaaattatatttgtccCCATTGTGGGGTGCGCAAGACAACTTGTACCGAAttgaaaattcatataaattttcatacatttgaaaaaaagtatatctgtgagttttgtcaaaaagttttcaaaagtgTTGGTATGATGCGAACCCATATCAATAGAGTGCATGAGGGTAAAAAACCAAGTTCCGGTGAATTTCGTTGCTCCGTTTGTGATCGTCAATTTAGTTCGCTGCAATCAAAAAAATTCCATGAAATCAAACACACTGGTGAGAAGCCCTATTCTTGTGAAGAATGTGGTAAAACTTTCACATATCCTTCCAGTCTATCCACCCATCGAAATATGCATACACAAGGAGAAAATCCCTACGTTTGTGATATATGTGGTAGGAAATTTAAATGGCCATCTGGTTTGAAGGGTCACGTTAAGCTACATTCTGCCGTCACAAAACCATATTCATGTGGTGACTGTGGTAAAAGTTTTCGATGGCCCGGATCGTATTATCGGCATAAGAAAACTCATCAGAATGGAGAAAATCTCAAGAGTGATATCATGCATACAAATGCGAACAATATCGTGGACGAGATAACAGAACGACCTCTAACAAATTATGAGGTAACATATATTCAATATACTACTGTTGATGTGGACTCTACTAGCAACCCAATTTGA
- the BHD gene encoding folliculin, with product MNAVIALCHFCEAHGPSAIFCTQTLRDTKLEDLYLNRPHNATEQTSNSIASKQCAACNSVGATNGLYSKDNESGATFLSTQMSPLPDVAVLVKQAAVRSLSCEINQNKDGGFVFFGDTSRGHVLSHTFHVNDLQARGFYQLFSIIILMKDKYFLLNTKPFLAEHLRKISLETQNSAKRIKEEEELKGSPRQRRLSGSQQLVQTPRSLVELTGEENIFAILHSHFSWLLLAGSRFLTEHVTFGNLPWLPPQSTSHPPQQRLTYNITTLPMIQKYETLDDPEEFYSLIHIKQLVKKSEFIALCYCALTGVKIIVRGDATRTFHFMMCLKKLLPEQMHNLIRVDAQHQHSISADYKIISISNEIAVPIASSSIFRIDFLPETVEGNDILIKWPGTVPNKLPDLLVKLLKAVDETRFTELVLNRHTKVLIEEWKNKVICLNHAKSSNGQNKLKRVLGVQPQDQPLINYWSAHLN from the exons ATGAACGCAGTTATAGCTCTCTGCCATTTCTGCGAGGCTCACGGTCCCTCCGCCATATTTTGTACACAAACGTTGAGGGATACTAAATTGGAAGATCTGTATCTCAATCGGCCACACAATGCCACCGAACAAACATCGAATAGTATTGCAAGCAAGCAATGTGCAGCCTGTAATTCAGTTGGCGCAACTAATGGTTTATACAGTAAGGACAATGAGAGTGGGGCAACTTTTCTGAGTACTCAAATGTCACCACTGCCAGATGTGGCGGTCTTGGTAAAACAAGCAGCTGTGCGAAGTCTAAGCtgcgaaataaatcaaaataaagaTGGAGGTTTcgtcttttttggcgacacatCAAGAGGTCACGTGCTAAGTCACACATTTCACGTTAACGACTTACAG gcccGTGGCTTCTATCAACTTTTCTCCATTATAATATTGATGAAggataaatattttcttctcaACACCAAACCCTTTCTCGCAGAGCATTTGcgtaaaatttctttagagacTCAAAACAGTGCAAAACGTATTAAAGAGGAGGAGGAACTAAAAGGCTCACCTCGCCAAAGAAGACTTTCGGGTTCTCAGCAGTTGGTGCAAACGCCAAGATCTCTTGTCGAACTTACTGGTGAAGAGAATATATTCGCTATATTGCATTCACATTTTTCCTGGCTACTATTGGCCGGATCAAGATTTCTTacagaacatgtaacatttggtAATTTACCATGGCTCCCACCTCAAAGTACCAGTCATCCTCCACAGCAAAGGCTTACATACAATATTACAACTCTGCCAATGATTCAGAAATACGAGACCTTGGATGATCCTGAGGAATTTTATTCATTGATACACATTAAGCAATTGGTCAAAAAGTCTGAATTTATTGCACTCTGTTATTGTGCTTTAACAGGTGTTAAG ATTATAGTGCGTGGCGATGCAACTCGCACATTTCACTTCATGATGTGCCTCAAAAAACTTTTGCCCGAGCAAATGCATAATTTAATAAGAGTCGATGCCCAACATCAACATTCCATAAGTGCGgattacaaaattatttccatttcaaatgaaatagcTGTACCGATTGCAAGCTCTTCTATATTTCGTATAGATTTTCTCCCGGAAACAGTAGAGggaaatgatattttaattaaatggccTGGAACAGTACCAAACAAAT TGCCCGACTTAttagtaaaacttttaaaaGCTGTAGATGAAACACGTTTCACGGAACTAGTTTTAAACCGACATACTAAAGTTTTAATAGAAGAATGGAAAAA CAAAGTGATATGCTTAAATCATGCGAAATCGAGTAATGgtcaaaataaactaaaacgtgTTCTAGGCGTTCAACCCCAAGATCAGCCATTAATCAATTATTGGAGTGCACACTTGAACTGA
- the Bulli gene encoding regulator of MON1-CCZ1 complex protein bulli: MESSVHYIELSKNPIRFDAVSQLTNVFFDDSNKQIFAVRSGGATGVVVKGPTEDKVISFCMSDRGGAIRSIKFSPDNQILAVQRRENSVEFIHFQGDQPQLQNVIVHQVKALVYGFVWVHNRECALICNSGVEIFTVIPEKSQVKSIKTMNMSIKWFAWCSEANIAILCITDSPNSLIPVLIKQKSITKLPKLELGNNNREIQESKVTLGQIYGVMAVLILQPSSSGMIEVEVYLLNGPGLAPRKQHVLRLGLKGRFAINTVDNLIVVHHQASATSLLFDISLSGEISNDVTYHTPVTAGRSVRPFALKLPSLLPDGQILQCELYSTNWVLFQPNIVIDAKLGCMWYLNLDIETLCTLISDRIRLTEFLLQRINGKSALLKVLRQLVCEQYNGSFLPVLETIFNKINTVYASWVQTQLQNQMAQPSNVKTTPKSLVPPKVLIEQIDMHSQVFQSIAEKPQCETIILLYLQSLCKHNIAAQEELSKMIIDELIRNKSFDTLRRLVEYSLLMESKTIACYLLSHSNEDCAVSQVALNMLSKIKAYEIVIEVLLGQGKVVDALRLAINTTEAERISARKFLEAAQKSKNDITFYSVFKFFQMRNMKHHGSVDFLKNEQCYEFVQHYNTLYNTPTAQSP, from the exons ATGGAAAGTTCTGTCCATTACATAGAATTATCAAAAAACCCTATAAGGTTTGATGCCGTCAGTCAGTTAACTAATGTGTTCTTCGATGACTCGAACAAACag ATTTTCGCTGTACGATCAGGAGGTGCTACAGGAGTTGTGGTAAAAGGTCCTACAGAGGATAAAGTCATCTCGTTTTGTATGAGTGATAGAGGTGGTGCCATACGGTCTATAAAATTCTCTCCAGACAACCAAATTTTGGCTGTTCAGAGAAGAGAAAATTCAGTTGAATTCATACACTTCCAAGGTGACCAACCGCAACTGCAGAATGTAATTGTCCATCAGGTTAAGGCTTTAGTTTATGGATTTGTATGGGTTCATAATCGGGAATGCGCTCTGATTTGCAATTCTGGAGTGGAAATATTTACTGTAATACCCGAGAAGAGCCAAGTGAAATCAATAAAGACCATGAATATGAGCATTAAGTGGTTTGCTTGGTGTTCTGAGGCAAATATTGCAATACTATGCATAACAGATAGTCCAAATTCTTTGATTCCAGTGCTAATAAAACAGAAATCAATAACTAAATTACCAAAACTGGAGT TGGGGAATAACAACCGGGAAATACAAGAGAGCAAAGTGACATTGGGACAAATTTATGGTGTTATGGCTGTTTTGATACTCCAACCTAGTAGTTCGGGTATGATAGAGGTCGAAGTGTATCTTTTAAATGGACCTGGTTTGGCCCCTCGGAAACAACATGTCTTACGGTTGGGTTTAAAAGGTCGTTTTGCTATTAACACTGTGGACAATCTAATTGTTGTACATCATCAAGCTTCAGCTACATCACTGCTCTTTGACATCTCATTAAGTGGAGAGATAAGTAACGATGTGACATACCACACCCCGGTTACGGCTGGGCGCTCTGTGAGACCATTTGCTTTGAAATTACCTAGCCTCTTACCAGATGGTCAAATATTACAATGTGAATTAT ATTCTACAAATTGGGTATTATTTCAACCGAATATTGTCATCGATGCAAAACTTGGTTGTATGTGGTATTTAAATTTGGATATTGAAACATTGTGTACTCTAATATCCGATCGAATAAGATTGACTGAATTCCTTTTGCAACGTATTAATGGTAAGAGTGCTCTGCTAAAGGTACTCCGTCAACTCGTTTGTGAGCAATACAATGGGTCATTTCTACCAGTTTTGGAGACAATATTCAACAAAATTAACACAGTATATGC GTCTTGGGTGCAAACGCAACTACAAAATCAAATGGCCCAACCATCAAATGTGAAGACCACACCAAAATCATTGGTTCCTCCTAAAGTTCTAATAGAACAAATCGATATGCATAGTCAAGTCTTCCAGTCTATTGCTGAGAAACCACAATGTGAAACTATTATCTTACTTTATTTACAATCGCTATGCAAGCATAATATTGCTGCTCAAGAAGAATTAAGTAAAATGATCATAGATGAACTAATACGGAACAAGAGTTTTGATACCCTACGTCGCCTAGTTGAATATTCTTTGCTAATGGAATCGAAAACAATTGCCTGTTATCTACTATCACATTCCAATGAAGACTGTGCCGTTTCACAAGTTGCCTTAAATATGTTGAGCAAAATAAAAGCCTATGAGATTGTGATTGAAGTCTTGTTGGGACAAGGTAAAGTTGTAGATGCTCTACGGCTTGCTATCAACACCACAGAAGCGGAACGAATATcagctagaaaatttttggaagctGCCCAAAAGTCAAAAAATGATATAACCTTTTAtagtgtttttaaatttttccaaatgcgTAACATGAAACACCATGGAAGTGTTGACTTTCTGAAAA ACGAGCAATGTTATGAATTTGTCCAACATTATAATACTTTATACAATACACCAACAGCCCAATCACCGTGA